A genomic window from Dechloromonas sp. A34 includes:
- a CDS encoding phosphoheptose isomerase: protein MDLIARVAQQFEDSAHTKLNAAELMAAPIAAAIETLFNSLISGGKILACGNGGSAGDAQHFAAELIGRFEAERQELAAVALTTDSSILTAVGNDYGFNYIFSKQVRGLGHAGDVLLAISTSGNSANVIEAIKAAHEGDMRVVALTGKGGGQIGEMLRDDDIHLCVPADRTARIQETHLLVIHCLCDGIDALLLGVE from the coding sequence ATGGACCTGATTGCCCGCGTCGCCCAGCAGTTCGAAGACAGCGCCCACACCAAGCTGAATGCCGCCGAGCTGATGGCGGCCCCGATCGCCGCCGCCATTGAGACCCTGTTCAACAGCCTGATCAGCGGCGGCAAGATTCTCGCCTGCGGCAACGGCGGCTCGGCCGGCGACGCGCAGCACTTTGCCGCCGAGCTGATCGGCCGTTTCGAGGCGGAGCGCCAGGAACTGGCTGCCGTCGCACTGACCACCGACAGCTCGATCCTGACCGCGGTCGGCAACGACTATGGTTTCAATTACATCTTCTCGAAGCAGGTGCGCGGCCTCGGCCACGCCGGCGACGTTCTGCTCGCCATCTCGACCTCGGGCAATTCGGCCAACGTCATCGAAGCGATCAAGGCAGCGCACGAGGGCGACATGCGCGTCGTCGCGCTGACCGGCAAGGGCGGCGGCCAGATCGGCGAAATGCTCCGGGACGACGACATCCATCTCTGCGTGCCGGCCGACCGGACGGCGCGCATTCAGGAAACTCACCTTCTCGTCATCCATTGCTTGTGCGATGGCATCGATGCACTTTTATTGGGAGTCGAATGA
- the rsmI gene encoding 16S rRNA (cytidine(1402)-2'-O)-methyltransferase: MTEEFAALYVVPTPLGNMADLTRRAEEILRSVPWVAAEDTRHSGPLLKHLGSSARTLPAHQHNEHEAAARIVERLQAGEAVALISDAGTPGISDPGARVVAAVRAAGCKVVPLPGPCAATTALSGSGLLDEHFLFYGFLPSKGGQRRQVLEELREHPYALVFYEAPHRVLETVADLAAVVGERTLVIGRELTKMFESIHSCPLGEALEWLKGDPNRQRGEFVLMVSGAPKDADDGEGERVLKLLLAEKLPVKQAAKLAAAITGAAKNALYERALALKQD, from the coding sequence ATGACAGAAGAATTCGCTGCATTGTATGTCGTCCCGACGCCGCTCGGGAACATGGCCGATCTCACCCGGCGCGCCGAGGAAATTTTGCGCAGCGTGCCCTGGGTCGCCGCCGAAGATACCCGGCACAGCGGCCCGCTGCTCAAGCATCTCGGTTCCTCGGCGCGGACCTTGCCGGCCCATCAGCACAACGAACACGAAGCCGCCGCCCGCATCGTCGAGCGCCTGCAGGCCGGCGAAGCCGTGGCCCTGATTTCCGATGCCGGCACCCCGGGCATTTCCGATCCCGGCGCCCGTGTCGTCGCCGCCGTTCGCGCCGCCGGCTGCAAGGTCGTGCCGCTGCCCGGCCCCTGCGCCGCAACCACCGCGCTATCCGGTTCCGGCCTGCTCGACGAGCATTTCCTGTTCTACGGCTTCCTGCCGAGCAAGGGCGGTCAGCGCCGACAGGTACTCGAGGAACTGCGCGAGCATCCCTACGCCCTGGTCTTCTACGAGGCGCCGCATCGTGTACTGGAAACCGTCGCCGATCTCGCCGCCGTGGTCGGCGAGCGAACCCTGGTCATCGGCCGCGAACTCACCAAAATGTTCGAAAGCATCCACAGCTGTCCGCTCGGCGAAGCGCTGGAATGGCTGAAAGGCGACCCCAACCGCCAGCGCGGCGAATTCGTGTTGATGGTTTCCGGGGCACCGAAAGATGCCGACGACGGCGAGGGTGAACGCGTCCTCAAGCTGTTGCTGGCCGAGAAGTTGCCGGTGAAACAGGCTGCCAAGCTGGCAGCGGCGATTACCGGGGCGGCGAAGAATGCGCTCTACGAACGGGCGCTGGCCCTCAAGCAGGACTAG
- a CDS encoding cytochrome P460 family protein codes for MRILKSLALIAFAAATVLPAQAGDVAYPNGFRQWQHVKSMVLKPGHPLYDAVGGMHHIYANAKAEKGYKAGRFADGSVIVFDLFEAVDKDNAVAEGGRKAVVVMAKNSKQYKANDGWGYEVFDAKMKKGSLDAKGQADCHACHRAQKGQDFVFSAWRE; via the coding sequence ATGCGAATTCTGAAAAGTCTGGCCCTGATAGCCTTCGCCGCCGCGACCGTGTTGCCCGCACAAGCGGGCGATGTCGCCTATCCAAACGGCTTTCGCCAGTGGCAGCACGTCAAATCGATGGTGCTGAAGCCCGGGCATCCGCTCTACGATGCCGTCGGCGGCATGCATCACATCTACGCCAACGCCAAGGCCGAGAAGGGCTACAAGGCCGGGCGTTTTGCCGATGGCTCGGTCATCGTTTTCGATCTCTTCGAGGCCGTCGACAAGGACAACGCGGTCGCCGAAGGTGGCCGCAAGGCCGTCGTCGTGATGGCCAAGAACAGCAAGCAATACAAGGCCAACGATGGTTGGGGCTATGAAGTCTTCGATGCCAAAATGAAGAAGGGTAGTCTCGATGCCAAGGGCCAGGCCGACTGCCATGCCTGCCATCGAGCACAGAAGGGTCAGGACTTCGTGTTCAGCGCCTGGCGTGAATGA
- a CDS encoding BON domain-containing protein — protein MQKTKLTLAAATLIVALPMLQGCIEAAVIGGAAAMGVMTAHDRRSTGVQTDDETTEWKAMQRVPEKYKAFSHLNFTAYNRRVLITGEVPNEEAKTLIGEQTRQLEGVREVFNELNIAPTSPLGNRTNDSYITSKLKARLVDSNQLSANHIKVVTENGVAYLMGIVNDREAKVAVAVARTTDGVRRVVTIMEVVSESDTRRIDTSAPGGARNAPPQTAPVETR, from the coding sequence ATGCAAAAAACCAAACTGACGCTTGCTGCCGCCACCCTTATCGTCGCCCTGCCCATGCTCCAGGGCTGCATCGAAGCCGCCGTCATCGGCGGGGCCGCCGCAATGGGCGTGATGACCGCCCACGACCGCCGGTCCACCGGTGTTCAGACCGACGACGAGACGACCGAGTGGAAGGCCATGCAACGGGTCCCGGAAAAGTACAAGGCTTTCTCGCACCTCAATTTCACGGCCTACAACCGCCGCGTGCTGATCACCGGCGAAGTGCCGAATGAAGAAGCCAAGACCCTGATCGGCGAACAGACTCGCCAGCTCGAAGGCGTGCGCGAAGTCTTCAACGAACTCAATATTGCCCCGACCTCGCCGCTCGGCAACCGTACCAACGACAGCTACATCACCTCCAAGCTCAAGGCTCGCCTGGTCGACTCCAACCAGCTCTCGGCCAACCATATCAAGGTCGTCACCGAAAATGGCGTCGCCTACCTGATGGGCATCGTCAATGACCGCGAAGCCAAGGTTGCCGTTGCGGTCGCCCGCACCACCGACGGTGTCCGCCGTGTCGTCACCATCATGGAAGTGGTCTCCGAAAGTGACACCCGCCGCATCGACACCAGCGCCCCGGGCGGCGCCCGCAACGCGCCGCCGCAGACGGCACCGGTCGAAACGCGTTAA
- a CDS encoding DUF3025 domain-containing protein — protein sequence MPYASPLFEPLRPWLRQLPAYPDSCALAELAERHPIHTASGQQLRFVSPQLDGLAYECRIWESGAVETRPDNWHDFFNALVWLSFPRAKVVVNACHGRAMTPDGKARGSVRDALTHFDECGIVVLSSKPVLLDLLRDFQWKALFVERRAEVERSMRFVIFGHATYEALLKPFRGLTAKAVLHEVSEAWLRMPYAEQMAAVDGLVAADLGSGRYKRPRDFQPLPVLGIPGVTPENEDPAYYDDTWQFRPGRRIRA from the coding sequence TTGCCCTACGCCTCGCCCTTGTTCGAGCCGCTGCGGCCGTGGCTGCGGCAGTTGCCGGCGTACCCCGACAGTTGTGCGCTGGCCGAACTGGCCGAGCGCCACCCGATTCATACCGCCAGCGGTCAGCAACTGCGTTTCGTGTCGCCGCAGCTGGACGGCCTGGCCTACGAGTGCCGGATCTGGGAAAGCGGCGCGGTCGAAACCCGGCCTGACAACTGGCACGATTTCTTCAATGCCCTGGTCTGGCTGAGCTTCCCGCGCGCCAAGGTCGTGGTCAACGCCTGCCATGGACGGGCGATGACTCCCGATGGCAAGGCGCGGGGCAGCGTGCGCGATGCCCTGACCCATTTCGACGAATGCGGCATCGTCGTTCTGTCGTCAAAGCCCGTGCTGCTCGACTTGCTCCGCGACTTTCAGTGGAAGGCGCTGTTCGTCGAGCGCCGGGCCGAGGTCGAGCGCAGCATGCGCTTCGTCATTTTCGGGCATGCCACCTACGAAGCCCTGCTCAAGCCGTTTCGTGGCCTGACGGCCAAGGCGGTGCTGCATGAGGTAAGCGAGGCGTGGCTTCGGATGCCTTACGCCGAGCAGATGGCGGCGGTCGACGGGCTGGTGGCCGCCGATCTGGGCAGCGGTCGTTACAAGCGACCGCGCGATTTTCAGCCTCTGCCCGTGCTCGGCATCCCCGGCGTGACACCGGAGAATGAGGACCCTGCCTATTACGACGATACCTGGCAGTTTCGCCCGGGTCGTCGGATACGCGCTTAG
- the infA gene encoding translation initiation factor IF-1 has product MAKEELLEMQGVVNDVLPDTRFRVTLENGHELIAYTSGKMKKNHIRILVGDKVTLELSPYDLSKGRITFRHIENRGGPAPQQRRRY; this is encoded by the coding sequence TTGGCAAAAGAAGAGCTACTTGAAATGCAAGGCGTCGTGAACGACGTCCTCCCCGATACCCGCTTTCGCGTCACGCTGGAAAACGGTCACGAACTGATCGCCTACACCTCCGGCAAGATGAAGAAGAACCACATCCGTATCCTGGTCGGCGACAAGGTCACGCTCGAACTCTCGCCCTACGACCTATCGAAGGGCCGCATCACCTTCCGCCACATCGAGAACCGCGGCGGTCCGGCACCGCAGCAACGCCGCCGCTACTAA
- a CDS encoding Lrp/AsnC family transcriptional regulator — MELDRYDRQILAVLQQDGRISNQDLADRIGLSPSPCLRRVRALEESGLIAGYRALLDAKKLGLSLMALIGISMDQHTPERFANLEASISEIPEILECLLITGQQSDYQLKVVVRDMDAYQDLLLNKITRIQGVTGVHTSFVLRKVVDRSSLPV; from the coding sequence ATGGAACTCGATCGTTACGACCGGCAAATTCTCGCCGTGCTGCAACAGGATGGCCGGATCAGCAACCAGGATCTGGCGGACCGCATCGGCCTCTCACCATCGCCCTGTCTGCGCCGGGTGCGGGCACTGGAAGAATCCGGCCTGATCGCCGGCTACCGGGCACTGCTCGACGCCAAGAAACTCGGCCTGTCGCTGATGGCGCTGATCGGTATCTCGATGGACCAGCACACGCCGGAACGCTTCGCCAATCTGGAAGCCAGCATTTCGGAAATTCCGGAAATCCTCGAATGCCTGCTGATCACCGGTCAGCAGTCGGACTACCAGCTCAAGGTCGTGGTCAGGGACATGGATGCCTATCAGGACCTGCTGCTCAACAAGATCACCCGGATCCAGGGCGTCACCGGCGTGCATACCAGTTTTGTCCTCAGGAAGGTAGTTGACCGCAGCAGCTTGCCTGTTTGA
- a CDS encoding HIRAN domain-containing protein, translating to MRLLLTISLACWLAVAQADSVRLLIQNSPLAGSQYYALGEFWGEIQVGDRLVLIREPDNRHDRHAIRVEWRGHQLGYVPRAENRAVAAAMDAGDKLSARVSSLSDNKNPWRRVAFEVFLDL from the coding sequence ATGCGTTTGCTGCTGACGATTAGCCTCGCCTGCTGGCTAGCCGTGGCGCAGGCCGACAGCGTGCGCCTGCTGATTCAGAATTCGCCGCTGGCCGGCAGCCAGTATTACGCCCTCGGCGAATTCTGGGGTGAGATCCAGGTTGGCGATCGGCTCGTACTGATCCGCGAACCGGACAACCGCCACGACCGCCATGCCATCCGGGTCGAATGGCGCGGTCACCAGTTGGGTTATGTGCCACGCGCCGAAAACCGGGCGGTGGCGGCGGCTATGGATGCCGGCGACAAGCTGAGCGCCCGCGTGTCGTCCTTGAGCGACAACAAAAACCCGTGGCGGCGGGTGGCGTTCGAAGTCTTCCTCGACCTCTGA
- the leuA gene encoding 2-isopropylmalate synthase gives MTQNPAAKYHAFPPVQLVDRQWPSRTITQPPVWMSTDLRDGNQALFEPMNGEKKMRMFKTLCAVGFKEIEIAFPSASQTEFDFVRGLIDGGHIPDDVTIEVLTQARENLIRRTFESLQGARQAIVHVYNATCKTFRDNVFGMSKEEVVSMAVDAVKLIRQLADAMPETRITLEYSPELFTATELDFALEVCDAVTAAWGATPERKVILNLPTTVEIATPNIYADQIEWMHRHLARRDSVIISLHPHNDRGTAVAAAELGLMAGADRVEGCLFGNGERTGNVDLVTLALNMHTQGVDPQLDFSDINAVARTFEHCTQLPIHPRHPYVGDLVFTAFSGSHQDAIKKGFAAQKADEQWTVPYLPIDPADVGRSYDSVIRVNSQSGKGGIAYLMETEHGVVMPRRLQVEFSNVVQQHTDTHGGEVSAEDIWGLFARTYIDTTVPVRYREHHLYEHGSAQGIRLNIEIDGQPHLLTGEGNGPINAAVHALHSAGIAIQVRSYEERSMVPVGEDGNARACAFMEIAGKNSGECYGVGIDGNIVTASIKALISGINRLGAGQMREALHQAA, from the coding sequence ATGACGCAGAACCCCGCCGCCAAGTACCACGCCTTCCCGCCGGTCCAGCTTGTCGACCGGCAGTGGCCGAGCCGCACCATAACCCAGCCGCCGGTCTGGATGAGCACCGATCTCCGCGACGGCAACCAGGCGTTGTTCGAGCCGATGAACGGCGAGAAGAAGATGCGCATGTTCAAGACCCTCTGCGCCGTCGGCTTCAAGGAAATCGAGATCGCCTTCCCCTCCGCCTCGCAGACTGAATTCGACTTCGTGCGCGGCCTGATCGATGGCGGCCACATTCCCGACGACGTCACCATCGAAGTCCTCACCCAGGCCCGCGAAAACCTCATCCGCCGCACCTTCGAATCGCTCCAGGGAGCCCGGCAGGCCATCGTTCACGTCTATAACGCAACCTGCAAGACCTTCCGCGACAACGTCTTCGGCATGAGCAAGGAGGAAGTCGTCAGCATGGCGGTCGACGCGGTCAAGCTCATCCGCCAGCTCGCCGACGCGATGCCGGAAACCCGGATCACCCTCGAATACAGCCCAGAACTGTTCACCGCCACCGAACTCGACTTCGCCCTCGAAGTCTGCGATGCGGTAACTGCCGCCTGGGGCGCGACACCCGAGCGCAAGGTCATCCTCAACCTCCCGACCACGGTCGAGATCGCCACCCCGAACATCTACGCCGACCAGATCGAGTGGATGCACCGCCACCTCGCCCGTCGCGACAGCGTCATCATCAGCCTCCACCCACACAACGACCGCGGCACGGCCGTCGCCGCCGCCGAACTCGGCCTCATGGCCGGCGCCGACCGCGTCGAGGGCTGTCTCTTCGGCAACGGCGAGCGCACCGGCAACGTCGACCTCGTCACCCTCGCCCTCAACATGCATACCCAAGGCGTCGATCCGCAACTCGACTTTTCGGATATCAACGCCGTCGCCCGCACCTTCGAACACTGCACCCAGCTCCCGATCCACCCACGCCATCCATACGTCGGGGATCTCGTATTCACGGCCTTCTCCGGCTCCCACCAGGATGCCATCAAGAAGGGGTTTGCCGCTCAAAAGGCGGATGAGCAATGGACGGTGCCCTATCTCCCGATCGACCCGGCCGACGTCGGCCGCAGCTACGACTCAGTGATCAGGGTGAACAGCCAGTCCGGCAAGGGCGGCATCGCCTACTTGATGGAAACCGAGCACGGCGTGGTCATGCCACGACGCTTGCAGGTCGAGTTCTCCAACGTCGTCCAGCAGCACACCGACACCCATGGCGGCGAAGTCAGTGCCGAGGATATATGGGGCCTGTTCGCCCGGACCTACATCGACACCACGGTGCCGGTGCGCTACCGCGAACATCATCTTTACGAGCACGGCAGCGCCCAGGGCATCCGGCTGAACATCGAAATCGACGGCCAGCCGCATCTCCTGACCGGCGAAGGCAACGGCCCGATCAATGCGGCGGTGCACGCCCTGCACAGCGCCGGCATCGCCATCCAGGTGCGCAGCTATGAGGAGCGCTCGATGGTGCCGGTCGGCGAGGACGGCAACGCCCGCGCCTGCGCCTTCATGGAAATCGCCGGCAAGAACAGTGGCGAATGCTACGGCGTCGGCATCGACGGCAATATCGTCACCGCCTCGATCAAGGCGCTGATCAGCGGCATCAACCGTCTCGGCGCCGGGCAGATGCGCGAAGCGCTCCACCAGGCGGCCTGA
- a CDS encoding YraN family protein, with amino-acid sequence MMQAKTDDTTTTRGREAEALAARHLEGGGLRVIERNFRVRGGEIDLICRDGRTLVFVEVRQRSRNDFGGAGASITAPKRRRIVLAARHYLAGKADCDCRFDCVLIYGGQLEWIRNAFAADD; translated from the coding sequence ATGATGCAAGCAAAGACCGACGATACCACCACCACGCGCGGCCGCGAAGCCGAGGCGCTGGCCGCCCGCCATCTCGAAGGCGGTGGACTACGCGTGATCGAGCGCAACTTTCGCGTCCGCGGCGGCGAGATCGACCTGATTTGCCGCGACGGCAGGACCCTGGTCTTCGTCGAGGTGCGCCAGCGCAGCCGCAACGATTTCGGCGGGGCCGGAGCGAGCATCACGGCACCCAAGCGGCGGCGCATCGTACTCGCGGCGCGCCATTATCTGGCCGGCAAGGCGGATTGCGACTGCCGTTTCGACTGCGTACTGATCTACGGTGGGCAACTGGAATGGATCCGGAATGCGTTTGCTGCTGACGATTAG
- a CDS encoding MarR family winged helix-turn-helix transcriptional regulator — protein MNATLLPQLLAALARAVANEQRQAAVGAGLLPVQLTILSYLRDANRYSNTQQGLTEYLGLTKGTVSQSLKVLEERSLITRCADEADRRIVRLTLTAAGRERLGQAMDDAWAEACQALGANQQQGAATALSRLLGAWQQARHGKTFGVCHSCRHFRPGQPTHQCGLTGEALSDDDSQHICREHSLPPAGPSQR, from the coding sequence ATGAACGCCACCCTGCTTCCCCAACTTCTCGCTGCCCTCGCCCGCGCCGTCGCCAACGAACAACGCCAAGCCGCCGTCGGCGCCGGGTTGCTACCGGTCCAGTTGACCATCCTGAGCTATCTGCGTGACGCCAATCGCTATAGCAATACGCAGCAGGGACTGACCGAATACCTCGGCCTGACCAAGGGCACCGTTTCGCAAAGCCTGAAGGTCCTCGAGGAGCGCAGCTTGATCACCCGCTGCGCCGACGAGGCTGATCGACGCATCGTCAGGTTGACGCTGACGGCAGCGGGACGAGAACGACTCGGCCAGGCCATGGACGATGCCTGGGCGGAAGCCTGTCAGGCCCTCGGCGCCAACCAACAGCAAGGCGCAGCGACAGCCCTTTCCCGGTTGCTGGGCGCGTGGCAGCAGGCGCGCCACGGCAAGACCTTCGGGGTCTGTCACAGCTGCCGCCATTTTCGCCCCGGTCAGCCGACCCACCAGTGCGGCCTGACTGGCGAAGCCTTGTCCGATGACGACAGCCAGCACATTTGCCGCGAACACAGCTTGCCGCCGGCAGGTCCATCTCAGCGATAA
- a CDS encoding transglutaminase-like domain-containing protein produces MVRIQFAIDLHYELLYPGTDFVFNIHAAQTASQLVISEQLQISQPVLTTIQTNPLTLARYLRLTAGPGPLHVNYQATVDIDHHVGAPDTIGETPVAKLPLSALTYIYPSRYCQSDRLGVLAMNEFGHLPKGYRRVEAIQDWVRKQVAFRSNTSNSNTSALDTLTDRVGVCRDFAHLMIAICRALSIPARFTTGIDYGADPALGPTDFHAYVEVFLDHRWYLFDPSGTAIPMGFVRMGTGRDAADVSYATIFGSVTSPPPVITVSAITEAGRPWELPHHRTEALSTDAALNAI; encoded by the coding sequence ATGGTTCGCATCCAGTTCGCAATCGACCTCCATTACGAACTCCTTTATCCGGGCACCGATTTTGTTTTCAACATCCACGCCGCCCAGACTGCCAGCCAGTTGGTCATCAGCGAGCAATTGCAGATCAGCCAGCCGGTGCTGACCACGATCCAGACCAACCCGCTGACCCTTGCCCGCTATCTGCGCCTGACCGCCGGCCCCGGGCCGCTGCATGTCAATTACCAGGCGACGGTCGATATCGACCATCACGTCGGTGCGCCCGACACCATCGGCGAAACGCCGGTCGCCAAGCTGCCGCTGTCGGCGCTGACCTACATCTACCCGAGCCGGTACTGCCAGTCCGATCGCCTCGGCGTGCTGGCGATGAACGAATTCGGCCACCTGCCGAAAGGCTACCGCCGCGTCGAAGCGATCCAGGACTGGGTGCGCAAACAGGTCGCCTTCCGTTCCAACACCAGCAACTCGAACACCTCGGCGCTCGATACGCTGACCGACCGCGTCGGCGTCTGCCGCGACTTCGCCCACCTGATGATCGCCATCTGCCGCGCTCTGAGCATTCCGGCGCGCTTCACCACCGGTATCGACTACGGCGCCGACCCGGCGCTCGGTCCGACCGACTTCCACGCCTACGTCGAAGTCTTTCTCGATCACCGCTGGTACCTGTTCGACCCGTCCGGCACAGCGATCCCGATGGGCTTCGTGCGCATGGGCACCGGCCGCGACGCGGCCGACGTCTCTTATGCCACCATTTTCGGCAGCGTCACTTCGCCGCCGCCAGTCATTACGGTCAGCGCCATCACGGAAGCCGGCCGCCCCTGGGAGTTGCCGCACCACCGGACGGAAGCCCTGTCCACCGATGCGGCGCTCAACGCCATCTAA
- the pyrC gene encoding dihydroorotase, whose translation MQITLTRPDDWHLHLRDGEALASVLAHTARQFARAIVMPNLKPPVTTVDQAAAYCDRIVAALPAGASFEPLMTLYLTDNTPPSEVAKAAASGFVKAVKLYPAGATTNSDAGLTDVAKAYATLAEMERLGLPLLVHGEVTDPAVDLFDREKVFIDTVLLPLIQRFPKLKVVMEHITTRDAAEFVATAPANVAATVTAHHLLYNRNAIFQGGVRPHWYCLPVLKRETHRQALVAAAVSGNPKFFLGTDSAPHAKLTKEAACGCAGCYTAYAALELYAEAFEQAGALDKLEAFASFHGPDWYGLPRNAGKVTLVKENWMVPADYPYISSDSIVPLRAGETLSWKML comes from the coding sequence ATGCAAATTACCCTGACCCGCCCCGACGACTGGCATCTTCACCTGCGCGACGGCGAAGCGCTGGCTTCCGTGCTGGCCCATACCGCCCGCCAGTTTGCCCGGGCCATCGTCATGCCCAACCTCAAGCCGCCGGTGACCACCGTCGACCAGGCCGCCGCCTATTGCGACCGCATCGTCGCCGCCCTGCCGGCCGGGGCATCGTTCGAGCCGCTGATGACGCTTTACCTGACCGACAATACCCCGCCCAGCGAAGTCGCCAAGGCCGCCGCCTCCGGCTTCGTCAAGGCGGTCAAGCTCTACCCGGCCGGCGCGACGACCAATTCCGACGCCGGCCTGACCGATGTCGCCAAAGCCTACGCCACGCTGGCCGAAATGGAGCGTCTCGGGCTGCCGCTGCTGGTCCATGGCGAGGTGACCGATCCGGCGGTCGACCTCTTCGACCGTGAAAAGGTCTTCATCGACACTGTGCTGCTGCCGCTGATCCAGCGTTTCCCGAAACTCAAGGTGGTCATGGAACACATCACCACCCGGGACGCGGCCGAATTCGTTGCCACGGCCCCGGCCAATGTTGCCGCCACGGTCACCGCCCACCACCTGCTCTACAACCGCAACGCCATCTTCCAGGGCGGCGTGCGCCCGCACTGGTACTGCCTGCCGGTGCTCAAGCGCGAAACGCATCGCCAGGCGCTGGTCGCGGCGGCGGTTTCCGGCAATCCCAAGTTCTTCCTCGGCACCGATTCGGCGCCGCACGCCAAACTGACCAAGGAAGCGGCCTGCGGTTGCGCCGGCTGCTATACCGCCTACGCCGCGCTCGAACTGTATGCCGAAGCCTTTGAACAGGCCGGTGCACTCGACAAGCTGGAAGCCTTCGCCAGCTTCCACGGCCCGGACTGGTACGGCCTGCCGCGCAATGCCGGCAAGGTGACGCTGGTCAAGGAAAACTGGATGGTTCCGGCCGATTACCCCTATATCAGCAGCGACAGCATCGTCCCCTTACGGGCCGGTGAAACGCTTTCCTGGAAAATGCTCTGA
- a CDS encoding GlcG/HbpS family heme-binding protein, with protein sequence MTMSRTRALLLSATLLFGAGQAWAQATPYGAPLSLEQAKKAMAAAEAEAMKNNWNVVIAVVDPGGHLVLLQRLENTAYGSVYVSQEKARGAIAFRRPTKAFQELIGQGGENLRLLNLTGDAGVLEGAVPIVAGGKMVGAIGVSGGTSKQDAQVAQAGADAVK encoded by the coding sequence ATGACCATGTCACGTACGCGCGCTCTACTCTTGAGCGCCACCCTGCTGTTCGGCGCCGGTCAGGCCTGGGCTCAGGCCACCCCCTACGGCGCTCCGCTATCGCTCGAACAGGCCAAAAAAGCGATGGCCGCCGCCGAAGCGGAGGCGATGAAGAACAACTGGAATGTCGTCATCGCGGTGGTCGACCCGGGCGGCCATCTGGTCCTGCTCCAACGACTGGAGAACACGGCTTACGGATCGGTCTACGTCTCCCAGGAAAAGGCACGCGGTGCTATCGCCTTCCGTCGTCCGACCAAGGCCTTCCAGGAGCTGATCGGCCAGGGCGGCGAGAACCTCCGGCTGCTCAACCTGACCGGCGATGCCGGCGTCCTCGAAGGCGCCGTACCGATCGTCGCCGGTGGCAAGATGGTCGGGGCCATCGGTGTTTCCGGCGGCACGTCGAAACAGGATGCGCAGGTCGCGCAGGCCGGTGCCGACGCGGTCAAGTAA
- a CDS encoding DUF6394 family protein — protein sequence MNLEKVIFGFFIVLAATLNFGFFIGDIGRPELHNIYELAAALVVSLIATALKFGDRTQIGAIHLSTSLVADLQLIAAAITWGVAEHITGVGMTVHVTSSVVSLSGGALVANIVSVVILIIETVMLRR from the coding sequence ATGAATCTGGAAAAAGTCATTTTCGGTTTTTTCATCGTCCTCGCCGCCACCCTCAATTTCGGCTTCTTCATCGGCGACATCGGCCGGCCGGAACTGCACAACATCTACGAACTGGCCGCGGCGCTGGTCGTCAGCCTGATTGCCACCGCCCTCAAGTTCGGCGACCGCACCCAGATCGGCGCCATCCATCTGTCCACCAGCCTGGTCGCCGACCTGCAACTGATCGCCGCCGCCATCACCTGGGGCGTTGCCGAGCACATCACCGGCGTCGGCATGACAGTGCATGTCACCTCCAGCGTCGTCTCGCTCTCCGGCGGGGCGCTGGTCGCCAACATCGTCTCGGTCGTCATCCTGATCATTGAAACCGTGATGCTTCGCCGCTAG